The Spirosoma foliorum genome has a window encoding:
- a CDS encoding DUF6056 family protein, translating to MRESMPLTRVITGALLVFAGVLIIPLIALATFNHPSPTDDYCFANTAMQFGFWKAQQMYYDGWTGRFFHNFIVHTSPLVIGWFGGFKLYPVIFLAILLASFYALASQWLYRTFAVGSKVALASGLFVGFMATLANIPEYLYWYTGLASYGLSSALFLLLLATLLAHQRRGFGLQIGYLLIESLLIAAIIGSSEMTMVLMLSVLAMIAFMDLLQRRKVALPTVVLMIVAGLSCYFLMKAPGNAIRLGANPNSSNIPLTLISSLRYMGPYVIQQIVRTPWLPLSLLYVPIAWKLTEPTETGRRSELPSYLRVHPVLGALQGFATVLALISLHFYGVGIAPIPRLINIVNLTFWLSWIYTITLLVWFLHPRLQFDRWQVNFRSLVYVLLVWALASSTVGPVIPVVYGDWLSGRAAQYDREMEQRYAQLAHTDTDISLLKPLSTYPVSLFLEDIQHDPKHLWNRCWADYFHKKAIILTKKSK from the coding sequence ATGCGTGAATCAATGCCTTTAACGCGTGTTATTACCGGTGCATTACTTGTTTTTGCGGGTGTGTTAATCATACCCCTAATTGCCCTGGCGACGTTCAATCACCCGTCGCCAACCGACGATTATTGCTTTGCCAACACGGCTATGCAATTCGGTTTCTGGAAAGCACAGCAAATGTATTATGATGGTTGGACCGGGCGATTCTTCCATAATTTTATTGTTCACACCAGCCCACTCGTAATTGGTTGGTTTGGCGGATTTAAACTATATCCGGTCATTTTTCTGGCTATTCTACTGGCCAGCTTTTATGCTTTAGCTAGTCAATGGCTCTATCGGACGTTTGCTGTTGGAAGTAAAGTCGCTTTGGCGTCAGGGCTCTTTGTTGGTTTTATGGCAACGCTGGCCAACATTCCTGAATATTTATACTGGTACACCGGTTTGGCTAGTTACGGCCTCTCTAGTGCCTTATTTCTGTTATTGCTGGCTACCTTACTGGCTCATCAACGGCGTGGATTTGGTTTGCAAATAGGTTATTTGCTGATCGAAAGTCTGCTCATCGCAGCTATTATTGGATCGAGCGAAATGACCATGGTGCTCATGTTATCCGTATTGGCCATGATTGCCTTTATGGATCTGCTTCAACGCCGGAAAGTGGCACTGCCAACGGTGGTTTTGATGATCGTAGCGGGCCTGTCCTGCTATTTTCTGATGAAAGCACCCGGTAACGCCATTCGACTAGGGGCTAATCCGAACAGTAGCAATATTCCCCTGACGTTAATCTCGTCATTGCGCTATATGGGGCCTTATGTCATTCAGCAAATTGTTCGAACGCCCTGGCTTCCTTTATCGTTGTTATACGTGCCCATTGCCTGGAAATTGACAGAACCAACCGAAACAGGCAGACGGAGTGAGTTGCCTTCCTATTTACGAGTACATCCTGTATTAGGGGCTCTACAGGGGTTTGCCACCGTTCTGGCGTTGATCTCATTACACTTTTACGGTGTCGGTATTGCGCCAATTCCTCGGTTGATCAATATCGTTAATCTAACGTTTTGGCTAAGCTGGATCTATACTATAACCCTTTTGGTATGGTTTTTACATCCTCGATTACAATTCGATCGTTGGCAGGTAAATTTCCGTTCTCTGGTGTACGTTTTACTGGTCTGGGCACTTGCCTCTTCAACTGTTGGGCCTGTGATCCCTGTTGTGTATGGCGACTGGCTGAGCGGGCGGGCGGCTCAATATGATCGCGAAATGGAACAGCGATATGCCCAGCTAGCTCACACAGATACAGATATCAGTTTACTAAAGCCATTGAGTACTTACCCTGTTTCTTTGTTTCTGGAAGACATTCAGCACGACCCGAAGCACCTCTGGAATCGTTGCTGGGCCGATTATTTTCATAAAAAAGCGATTATACTGACGAAGAAATCTAAGTAG
- a CDS encoding DMT family transporter: protein MTYKPSFTDYLQLHFIVLIWGFTAILGKLLAPLDSSGVVLFRTLLAVVGMGVVLLWRRQSLLVSPADRWRLVATGGLIGLHWVLFFLATRLANVSVCLAGMATSSLWASVLEPLVLRRRVRTIEVVLGAVIMAGLYLIFRFEFDKVIGLVVAVIAAMLSSLFTIINSRFTQRYDALVISFYEMIGASVGAFVLWLLVWTSDPMDANHVIQYIPDSLLQWLWLLVLSLVCTVYAYTVGVGLLRKFSPYMAVLTVNLEPVYGILLAVLIFGDTERMTLGFYGGTLVILAAVLAYPFLNSRFTKTQATLPTST, encoded by the coding sequence ATGACTTATAAGCCTTCCTTCACAGACTACCTGCAACTCCATTTCATTGTCCTGATTTGGGGGTTTACGGCCATTCTGGGTAAATTATTAGCGCCACTCGATTCGTCGGGAGTGGTTTTATTTCGGACGCTACTTGCCGTAGTCGGTATGGGCGTTGTGCTCTTATGGCGTCGGCAGAGTCTTCTGGTGTCTCCGGCCGATCGTTGGCGATTAGTGGCGACGGGGGGACTGATTGGGCTACATTGGGTTCTGTTTTTTCTGGCCACTCGCCTGGCCAATGTTTCGGTTTGTCTGGCAGGCATGGCCACCAGCTCGCTCTGGGCTAGTGTGTTGGAGCCGCTAGTGCTACGTCGGCGCGTGCGTACCATTGAAGTTGTGCTGGGGGCTGTAATAATGGCGGGTCTTTACCTGATTTTTCGGTTTGAATTCGATAAAGTAATCGGGTTAGTAGTAGCTGTAATTGCCGCTATGCTATCCTCCCTGTTTACGATTATTAACAGCCGATTTACGCAGCGTTACGATGCGCTGGTCATCTCTTTTTACGAGATGATAGGTGCATCGGTGGGCGCATTTGTACTCTGGCTTCTAGTTTGGACAAGTGACCCAATGGATGCTAATCACGTCATACAATACATACCTGATTCACTTCTGCAATGGCTTTGGCTGCTGGTGTTATCGCTGGTTTGTACCGTGTATGCCTACACGGTGGGCGTAGGATTGTTGCGGAAATTCTCACCCTATATGGCTGTTTTAACGGTTAATCTGGAGCCAGTTTACGGAATTTTATTGGCCGTATTGATTTTTGGCGATACGGAACGAATGACCCTGGGCTTTTATGGAGGGACCCTTGTGATTCTGGCAGCTGTTTTAGCCTATCCATTTCTGAATAGTCGATTTACCAAAACACAAGCCACCTTACCCACCTCAACTTAG